One window of Streptomyces sp. NBC_00273 genomic DNA carries:
- a CDS encoding ATP-dependent Clp protease proteolytic subunit, translating into MTPLTMLAPRAEEGDTPPGHFDDHLAARLLDQRIVLLGTQVDEVSANRVCAQLLLLSAQDPRSDIGLYVNSPGGSVTAGLAIYDTMRLIPNDVSTLAMGFAASMGQFLLTVGTPGKRFALPNARIMMHQPSAGIGGTAADIEIQAENLQFTKKAIERITAQHTGQSVETIARDGDRDRWFTAEQAREYGMVDRVVESLADIRPATPRRRTGL; encoded by the coding sequence ATGACTCCCCTCACCATGCTCGCGCCCCGCGCGGAGGAGGGCGACACACCGCCCGGCCACTTCGACGACCACCTCGCGGCAAGGCTGCTCGACCAGCGGATCGTCCTCCTGGGCACCCAGGTCGACGAGGTGTCGGCCAACCGGGTGTGCGCACAGCTACTGCTGCTGTCGGCGCAGGACCCGCGCTCCGACATCGGCCTGTACGTCAACAGCCCCGGCGGATCGGTCACCGCAGGTCTCGCCATCTACGACACGATGCGGCTCATCCCGAACGACGTCTCGACGCTGGCGATGGGCTTCGCCGCCAGCATGGGCCAGTTCCTGCTCACCGTGGGGACGCCCGGCAAGCGGTTCGCGCTGCCGAACGCGCGGATCATGATGCACCAGCCCTCGGCGGGCATCGGCGGTACCGCCGCGGACATCGAGATCCAGGCGGAGAACCTCCAGTTCACCAAGAAGGCCATCGAGCGGATCACCGCCCAGCACACCGGGCAGAGCGTGGAGACGATCGCGCGGGACGGCGACCGGGACCGCTGGTTCACGGCCGAACAGGCCAGGGAGTACGGGATGGTGGACCGGGTGGTGGAGTCGCTCGCCGACATCCGCCCGGCCACGCCGCGCCGACGGACGGGGCTGTGA
- a CDS encoding IS5 family transposase (programmed frameshift) has protein sequence MSTRPWIVDDDLWALIEPLLPPWPTRSPGPRPVADRLCLQGILYVLCNDIAWQLLPPELGFGSGQTCWRRLERWQQAGVFDQLHRILLAELNASGRLDWSRACVDGSHPGEKGGADTGPSPVDRRKTGSKHHLICDGRGTPLKVITTAANVNDVTQTLALVDGIPPVAGRPGRPRRRPDALLGDKGYDSNPNREELRKRRILPVISRKGAPNIKGMGKLRYVVEQTFALLHQFKRLAVRWERRTELHDTFVSLACSLICWRRLNKPDS, from the exons GTGAGTACTCGGCCGTGGATCGTGGACGACGACTTGTGGGCACTGATCGAGCCGCTGCTGCCGCCTTGGCCGACGAGGTCGCCAGGGCCGCGGCCGGTAGCCGACCGATTGTGTCTGCAGGGCATCCTGTACGTCCTCTGCAATGACATCGCCTGGCAACTCCTGCCGCCTGAGCTGGGGTTCGGCTCGGGCCAGACCTGCTGGCGGCGCCTGGAGAGGTGGCAGCAGGCCGGAGTCTTCGACCAGCTGCACCGGATCCTGCTTGCCGAGCTGAACGCGTCCGGCCGGCTCGACTGGTCGAGGGCGTGCGTGGACGGC TCACATCCGGGCGAAAAAGGGGGAGCCGACACCGGTCCGTCGCCGGTCGACCGGCGGAAAACAGGCAGCAAACACCACTTGATCTGCGACGGCCGTGGCACCCCGCTCAAAGTCATCACAACCGCGGCGAACGTCAACGACGTCACCCAGACCCTCGCCCTGGTCGACGGCATCCCGCCAGTGGCGGGCCGCCCCGGCCGGCCCCGCAGGCGCCCGGACGCCCTGCTTGGCGACAAGGGCTACGACTCCAACCCCAACCGGGAAGAGCTGCGCAAACGCCGGATCCTGCCCGTCATCTCCCGCAAAGGAGCCCCGAACATCAAGGGCATGGGCAAGCTCCGCTACGTCGTCGAGCAGACCTTCGCTCTACTCCACCAGTTCAAACGACTCGCCGTCCGATGGGAACGCCGCACTGAACTCCACGACACCTTCGTCTCCCTTGCCTGCAGCCTCATCTGCTGGCGACGCCTCAACAAGCCCGACTCATGA
- a CDS encoding ClpP family protease, with the protein MGSYTVPYVIERTAQGERSYDVFSRLLNERIIFLGTEIDDGVANVVIAQLLHLESASPEQEISIYLNSPGGSFTSLMAIYDTMTFVQAPISTFCVGQASSTAAVLLAGGDPGRRFVLRHARVLLGQPASGGRQGTVSDLSLAAKEMVRIRSQVEEVLSRHTHHDVATLRADMDREKVFTAEEAVAYGLADEVLSRRFAFV; encoded by the coding sequence ATGGGGTCGTACACGGTTCCCTACGTGATCGAGCGGACCGCGCAGGGCGAGCGGTCCTACGACGTCTTCAGCCGGCTGCTGAACGAGCGGATCATCTTTCTCGGCACCGAGATCGACGACGGGGTCGCCAACGTGGTCATCGCGCAGCTCCTGCACCTGGAGTCGGCGAGCCCGGAGCAGGAGATCTCGATCTATCTCAACTCGCCCGGCGGATCGTTCACTTCGCTGATGGCGATCTACGACACGATGACGTTCGTGCAGGCTCCGATCTCCACCTTCTGCGTCGGTCAAGCGTCGTCGACGGCGGCGGTGCTGCTGGCGGGCGGAGATCCCGGGCGGCGGTTCGTGCTCCGGCACGCGCGGGTGCTGCTCGGTCAGCCGGCCAGCGGCGGCCGGCAGGGGACGGTCTCCGACCTCAGCCTCGCGGCCAAGGAGATGGTCCGTATCCGCTCGCAGGTGGAGGAGGTTCTGTCCCGGCACACGCACCACGACGTGGCGACGCTGCGCGCGGACATGGACCGGGAGAAGGTGTTCACCGCCGAGGAGGCCGTGGCCTACGGGCTCGCCGACGAGGTGCTGAGCCGACGGTTCGCGTTCGTCTGA
- a CDS encoding STAS domain-containing protein, producing the protein MSGEQTVDCSRVSFCDSSALNALLAARLTAQEAGTVVRLAAPNHQLQRLLEMTGALPLFPVDHDPPPGDSSKGFPDGLPWSS; encoded by the coding sequence GTGTCTGGTGAGCAGACGGTCGACTGCAGCCGCGTCTCCTTCTGCGACTCCTCCGCGCTCAACGCACTCCTCGCCGCGCGGCTCACGGCGCAGGAGGCCGGAACCGTCGTCCGCCTGGCAGCCCCCAACCACCAGCTCCAGCGCCTCCTGGAGATGACCGGCGCCCTGCCCCTCTTCCCCGTGGACCACGACCCGCCACCCGGCGACTCCTCGAAGGGATTCCCGGACGGGCTGCCTTGGAGCTCGTAA
- a CDS encoding helix-turn-helix domain-containing protein → MSTHAPNESRVISLRPQAPSPGSGGAAGAPRRPMGGPQPRAPREPLWRDLVGDVLRRERLAQERTLKDVSEAARISMPYLSEVERGRKEASSEVLAAAAQALGLGLADLLLLAGDELARHARSRVVRARTSPTSPTARYDGFCLAA, encoded by the coding sequence GTGAGCACTCATGCGCCGAACGAGTCCCGCGTCATCTCCCTGCGCCCGCAGGCCCCGTCGCCCGGTTCCGGCGGGGCGGCCGGCGCCCCGCGGCGCCCCATGGGGGGTCCACAGCCACGCGCGCCGAGGGAGCCGCTGTGGCGTGACCTCGTCGGCGACGTGCTGCGGCGCGAGCGGCTCGCCCAGGAGCGCACGCTGAAGGACGTCTCGGAGGCGGCCCGGATCTCGATGCCGTACCTGTCGGAGGTGGAGCGCGGACGCAAGGAGGCATCCTCCGAGGTGCTCGCGGCCGCCGCCCAGGCCCTCGGGCTCGGCCTCGCAGACCTGCTCCTGCTCGCCGGTGACGAGCTGGCCCGGCACGCCCGGAGCCGGGTGGTCCGGGCCCGCACGTCACCCACGTCGCCCACGGCGCGGTACGACGGCTTCTGCCTCGCCGCCTGA
- a CDS encoding DddA-like double-stranded DNA deaminase toxin, producing MEVSLPVKGGNTPPASPGFKVSPFLAPPAPQVSAGKLPVKVQAVPKATDPAPATVSAKVEVKNEATAKSLGIDGVVMAVKPADEASASVPLAVELDYRKFRNARGGDWGSRLQLVELPACALTSPKKPECQKRTPIASTNNSVSGTVTATLTSASGMRSRSAASAPTVLATTSSASGSNGSFTATSLSPTGSWEAGGNSGSFSWSYPMEIPSSLGGPAPTLGLGYSSDAVDGRTSASSGQSSWAGDGWDIAGGSNFIERTFVPCINDKKAGSGFNNPKQATGDLCHGPPTMTMSLNGASTQLVLADADASRKTWRPAQDDGSRVELLDGAVNGDTGGQHWRVTTVQGIQYYFGLNRVPGWTSGKEETNSAFTVPAYGNHPGEECYKASYSDSVCDQAWRWNLDYVVDPRGNAMTYWYGKERNHYGSNVQDDGKSTARGYDRGGWLKHIDYGLRSDNLFTPAPARIDFAVDERCIATKTFDCAPGKLVDGAPWDVAKNWPDVPADQICDSGKVCKDRYTPTFFTRKLLKDVTTSVLKNGKHDPVDTWALTQDFRPTGDGGVALEYPMWLAQIQHIGKNGDSDDVPMPPVVFEGIQLENRVDNNDDGSPPFLRWRVEKIRTETGAVIAAKYAPTECSAKEPKKLPSSHENNGLRCYPVIKEIPDPADPKGEKKLYVTDWFHKHRIDQVREEQPNAISPTKETNYEYIGAPAWAYDDDSEQLPEKSRTWSQWRGYERVRTVVGSAPDQRSQVEAVFFRGLDGDKAPSQPGGKRSVKVKDSEGGEIADNKLFAGQTRETLYYHGVDGALESASVNTPVARGPTATRKRADGAAPLESWIIGTDRVSSRSVLSDNRGQRRTAVEHAYDDRGRITKTTDRGDLSKTTDDTCTLYEYKDDATKWMFDFQSRVETLSKACDATGITRPADVISDTRVEYDSIGNVVKGESLASYDGATPKYTLTGTSTHDAYGRQTSTTDVYGKTTRTEFTPASGGIVTQVVTTNSLNHTSTNELDPGRGLPLAKEDANKKRSTFQYDALGRLVKAWSAERNPATQIPNAEFSYDIRPGSADAPVVITNKYLMESGTYRTRYDLYDGSLRLRQTQQRALDKGRVITDTFYDSRGQVRMQNGGYYNDQDPSNQIWLPVESKIPSSTATTYDGMGRPVATIARKNGQETWRTTTTYGGDWVAVDPPKGDTPTKAFLDAQGRKTELHQYAGDGPTGTVANAIKYAYTSKGQLDKVTDQAGNVWSYKYDLRGRPYEVSDPDKGVTTTTYDIGDRPQTVTDARGKTVAFAYDALGRGIATHEGSLQGRKLTEQTYDTLPGALGLPVSSARYDEQGNAYVQAVTGYDTGYRPLGSKVVIPANEGKLAGTYNYSNTYTKTLGMPSSVLHPATSGLPADRVSITYNGLDQAYMAAINGRAFLTSSEFSPLGDLTRTHVGEANKQIVSTFEFDEQTRRPTRSYITQQSGTTGYRQISDVTTKYDDTGNVLKITDKQDGTPAAADTQCFAYDHLRRMTGAWTATDDCTSQPGSNGPGSAPKVGGPEAYWHSYTFDAVGNRTSETKHDPSGNTSKDVTRSHTYSTAAGTKNQLLKVDTKGPEGTRTESYAYDAAGNTTRRDLSHGAQQLDWDLEGRLKKVTAGEGTSAKDTEYLYDAQGNRLIRRDPTSTTLYLPGTELQITKATEAVKATRYYSGPNGAAMVRTVEAGKTTNSYLLGDHNGTATTAVDAATQTVTRRKFTPFGEARGASPSSWPGEKGFVGGTLDESTGLTHLGAREYDPAIGRFISVDPEMNMAESQAMNPYGYANNSPITFSDPTGRSWLGNIGAVLGGVLGTVLSAVDLALSSYHKYKNQLRGGSAPAPAKPVSTVSTADVERAKQLKAQSKADIALSIAKEVFKGVTGYDDIVACIGGDLGTCGMLALEQAFGIFGKAKRFAKAMARAVKMFSKWADDIGWATRTLTRADDEAKALAKYNDDLSSWQRRADADAAAARKADEVEAPASGKSDSGGSGGSGDGAGATGSGSGKPEFVEKAHSELADKRPTTGRIFDSSGNALGGADGVHEITSGTSKLSKQTTAYLHQAARERRGVKPIHPKFRYPQDTHVESQYATYMRDNGITSADVVINHTKMCDDSLNCFTGVPAILPRGSVMRVWVAGRESPIIRRGTA from the coding sequence GTGGAAGTCTCCCTGCCCGTCAAGGGCGGGAACACTCCGCCCGCGTCACCCGGATTCAAGGTCTCGCCGTTCCTTGCGCCGCCTGCGCCGCAGGTTTCCGCCGGAAAGCTGCCGGTCAAGGTACAGGCCGTACCGAAGGCGACCGACCCCGCGCCGGCCACCGTCTCGGCCAAGGTCGAGGTCAAGAACGAAGCTACGGCCAAGTCCCTCGGCATCGACGGCGTCGTCATGGCCGTCAAGCCCGCTGACGAGGCTTCCGCCTCCGTTCCCCTTGCCGTCGAGCTGGACTACCGAAAGTTCCGCAACGCTCGCGGCGGCGACTGGGGTTCGCGTCTCCAGTTGGTCGAGCTCCCCGCATGTGCCCTGACCTCCCCGAAGAAGCCGGAGTGCCAGAAGCGCACCCCGATTGCATCGACGAACAACTCGGTCAGCGGTACGGTCACGGCCACGCTGACCTCAGCCTCAGGCATGCGGTCTCGCTCGGCCGCCTCTGCACCGACGGTACTCGCAACGACGTCCAGCGCGAGCGGCAGCAACGGCAGCTTCACCGCGACCTCGCTGAGCCCGACTGGCTCCTGGGAGGCGGGAGGCAACTCCGGTAGCTTCTCGTGGTCGTACCCGATGGAGATCCCTTCATCACTCGGCGGTCCGGCGCCCACCCTTGGCCTCGGCTACTCATCGGACGCAGTCGACGGCCGCACCTCCGCCTCATCGGGGCAGTCCTCTTGGGCCGGTGACGGCTGGGACATTGCCGGGGGCTCGAACTTCATCGAGCGCACCTTCGTGCCCTGCATCAACGACAAGAAGGCCGGCTCCGGGTTCAACAACCCCAAGCAGGCGACCGGAGACCTGTGTCACGGTCCTCCGACCATGACAATGTCCCTCAACGGGGCCTCGACCCAGCTGGTCCTTGCGGACGCGGACGCCAGCAGGAAGACGTGGCGGCCCGCCCAGGACGACGGCTCCCGCGTAGAGCTGCTGGACGGCGCTGTCAACGGTGACACCGGTGGTCAGCACTGGCGCGTCACCACGGTCCAGGGCATCCAGTACTACTTCGGCCTCAACCGGGTACCGGGCTGGACCTCGGGCAAGGAGGAGACCAACTCCGCCTTCACCGTGCCCGCCTACGGCAACCACCCCGGCGAGGAGTGCTACAAGGCCTCCTACAGCGACTCGGTCTGTGACCAGGCCTGGCGCTGGAACCTCGACTACGTCGTGGACCCGCGCGGGAACGCGATGACGTACTGGTATGGCAAGGAGCGCAACCACTATGGCTCCAACGTCCAGGACGACGGCAAGTCCACCGCTCGCGGATACGACCGTGGCGGCTGGCTCAAGCACATCGACTACGGTCTGCGGTCCGACAACCTGTTCACGCCCGCCCCGGCGCGCATCGACTTCGCCGTCGACGAACGCTGTATTGCCACCAAGACCTTCGACTGCGCCCCGGGCAAGCTCGTCGACGGTGCCCCGTGGGACGTCGCCAAGAACTGGCCCGACGTTCCCGCCGACCAGATCTGCGACAGCGGCAAGGTCTGCAAGGACCGCTACACCCCCACCTTCTTCACCCGCAAGCTCCTCAAGGACGTCACCACCAGCGTTCTGAAGAACGGCAAGCACGACCCGGTGGACACCTGGGCCCTCACCCAGGACTTCCGCCCCACCGGCGACGGCGGGGTCGCGCTCGAGTACCCGATGTGGCTGGCGCAGATCCAGCACATCGGCAAGAACGGCGACAGCGACGACGTACCCATGCCCCCTGTCGTCTTCGAAGGCATCCAGCTGGAGAACCGGGTCGACAACAACGACGACGGCAGCCCTCCGTTCCTGCGCTGGCGCGTCGAGAAGATCCGCACCGAGACCGGCGCGGTCATCGCGGCCAAGTACGCGCCGACCGAATGCAGCGCCAAGGAGCCGAAGAAGCTCCCCTCATCCCACGAGAACAACGGGCTGCGCTGCTACCCAGTGATCAAGGAGATCCCCGACCCGGCAGATCCCAAGGGCGAGAAGAAGCTCTACGTCACCGACTGGTTCCACAAGCACCGCATCGACCAAGTCCGCGAGGAACAGCCCAACGCGATCTCGCCGACCAAGGAAACCAACTACGAGTACATCGGCGCCCCTGCCTGGGCGTACGACGATGACAGTGAGCAGTTGCCGGAGAAGTCCCGTACCTGGTCGCAGTGGCGCGGTTACGAACGCGTCCGCACCGTTGTAGGCTCAGCCCCCGATCAGCGCTCCCAGGTCGAAGCAGTCTTCTTCCGTGGCTTGGACGGCGACAAGGCCCCTTCCCAGCCTGGCGGCAAGCGTTCCGTCAAGGTCAAGGACTCCGAGGGCGGCGAGATCGCCGACAACAAGCTCTTCGCCGGCCAGACACGGGAGACGCTCTACTACCACGGCGTGGACGGCGCTCTCGAGTCTGCCTCCGTCAACACCCCCGTGGCCCGCGGCCCCACAGCAACACGAAAGCGCGCCGACGGCGCGGCACCACTGGAATCGTGGATCATCGGGACCGATAGGGTCTCCTCACGCTCGGTCCTGTCCGACAACCGCGGACAGCGCCGGACCGCCGTGGAGCACGCCTACGACGACCGCGGCCGCATCACCAAGACGACCGACCGCGGCGACCTGTCCAAGACCACGGACGACACCTGCACGCTCTACGAATACAAAGACGACGCCACCAAGTGGATGTTCGACTTCCAGAGCCGGGTCGAAACACTCAGCAAGGCCTGTGACGCAACCGGCATAACCAGGCCCGCAGACGTCATATCCGACACGCGCGTCGAGTACGACAGCATCGGCAACGTCGTCAAGGGCGAGTCCCTCGCCTCCTACGACGGGGCCACGCCCAAGTACACGCTCACCGGCACCAGCACCCACGATGCCTACGGCCGCCAGACCTCCACCACGGACGTCTACGGCAAGACCACCCGGACCGAATTCACCCCCGCCTCCGGTGGCATCGTCACCCAGGTCGTCACGACCAACTCGCTCAACCACACCTCCACCAACGAACTCGACCCCGGCCGCGGACTACCCCTGGCCAAGGAGGACGCCAACAAGAAGCGCAGCACCTTTCAGTACGACGCTCTCGGCCGACTGGTGAAGGCCTGGTCCGCCGAGCGCAACCCGGCCACCCAGATCCCGAACGCGGAATTCTCCTACGACATCCGCCCCGGATCAGCCGACGCCCCCGTCGTCATCACCAACAAGTACCTGATGGAGAGCGGTACCTACCGCACCCGGTACGACCTCTACGACGGCTCCCTGCGACTGCGCCAGACCCAGCAGCGCGCGCTGGACAAGGGACGTGTCATCACCGACACGTTCTACGACAGCCGCGGCCAGGTCCGCATGCAGAACGGCGGCTACTACAACGACCAGGACCCCTCGAACCAGATCTGGCTACCGGTCGAAAGCAAAATCCCTTCATCCACCGCCACCACGTACGACGGCATGGGCCGCCCCGTGGCGACCATCGCCCGCAAGAACGGACAGGAAACCTGGCGCACCACCACCACCTACGGTGGTGACTGGGTCGCCGTCGACCCGCCGAAGGGCGACACCCCCACCAAGGCATTCCTGGACGCCCAGGGCCGCAAGACCGAACTCCACCAGTACGCCGGCGACGGCCCCACCGGCACAGTCGCCAACGCCATCAAGTACGCCTACACCTCCAAGGGGCAGCTGGACAAGGTAACCGACCAGGCCGGCAACGTCTGGTCCTACAAGTACGACCTGCGCGGCCGACCGTACGAGGTCAGTGACCCCGACAAGGGAGTCACCACCACCACGTACGACATCGGCGACCGGCCTCAGACCGTCACCGACGCCCGCGGCAAGACCGTCGCCTTCGCCTACGATGCGCTCGGCCGTGGCATCGCCACGCATGAGGGATCCCTCCAGGGACGCAAGCTCACCGAGCAGACTTACGACACACTGCCTGGCGCTTTGGGCCTCCCCGTCTCATCGGCACGCTACGACGAACAGGGCAACGCCTACGTCCAGGCCGTCACCGGCTACGACACCGGCTACCGTCCTCTCGGCAGCAAGGTCGTCATCCCTGCCAACGAAGGCAAACTCGCCGGCACATACAACTACAGCAACACCTACACCAAGACCCTCGGCATGCCCTCCTCGGTGCTGCACCCCGCCACGAGCGGGCTGCCTGCCGACCGGGTCAGCATCACGTACAACGGGCTTGACCAGGCCTACATGGCCGCCATCAACGGGCGCGCCTTCCTCACCAGCTCCGAGTTCAGCCCGCTGGGCGATCTCACCCGCACGCATGTGGGTGAGGCGAACAAGCAGATCGTCTCGACCTTCGAGTTCGACGAGCAGACGCGGCGGCCGACCCGCTCCTACATCACTCAGCAGTCGGGAACGACTGGATATCGCCAGATCAGTGACGTCACGACGAAGTACGACGACACCGGCAATGTCCTGAAGATCACCGACAAGCAGGACGGAACGCCGGCAGCAGCTGACACACAGTGTTTCGCCTACGACCATTTGCGCCGGATGACCGGCGCATGGACCGCAACGGACGACTGCACCAGCCAGCCGGGCAGCAACGGTCCGGGATCCGCTCCCAAGGTCGGAGGCCCGGAAGCCTATTGGCACTCCTACACCTTCGACGCCGTCGGCAACCGCACGTCGGAGACCAAACACGACCCGAGCGGCAACACGTCCAAGGACGTCACCCGCTCCCACACCTACTCGACCGCAGCCGGAACGAAGAACCAGCTGCTCAAGGTCGACACAAAGGGACCCGAGGGCACCCGAACCGAGAGCTACGCCTACGACGCCGCAGGCAACACCACCCGCCGCGACCTCTCCCACGGCGCACAACAGCTTGACTGGGATCTCGAAGGCCGCCTCAAGAAGGTGACCGCGGGTGAGGGAACCTCGGCGAAGGACACCGAGTACCTCTACGACGCTCAAGGCAACCGGCTCATCCGCCGCGACCCCACCAGCACCACCCTCTACCTGCCCGGCACCGAACTTCAGATCACCAAGGCCACAGAAGCAGTCAAGGCCACCCGCTATTACTCCGGCCCCAACGGCGCGGCCATGGTCCGCACCGTCGAAGCCGGCAAGACAACCAACTCCTACCTACTCGGTGACCACAACGGCACCGCCACCACCGCGGTCGACGCAGCAACCCAGACCGTCACCCGACGCAAATTCACCCCGTTCGGCGAGGCGCGCGGAGCAAGCCCCTCCTCATGGCCAGGCGAGAAGGGATTCGTTGGCGGCACCCTTGACGAATCAACCGGACTGACACATCTCGGGGCCCGAGAGTACGACCCGGCCATCGGCCGGTTCATCTCAGTCGACCCCGAGATGAACATGGCCGAGTCACAGGCCATGAACCCATATGGGTACGCCAACAACAGCCCGATCACCTTCAGCGACCCCACCGGACGCTCCTGGCTCGGCAACATCGGTGCAGTGCTGGGTGGTGTGCTCGGCACGGTCCTGAGTGCAGTGGACCTCGCCCTTTCGAGCTATCACAAGTACAAGAACCAGCTTCGCGGCGGCAGCGCGCCAGCCCCGGCCAAACCCGTATCGACTGTCTCGACGGCAGACGTAGAACGCGCCAAGCAACTCAAGGCGCAAAGCAAGGCCGACATCGCCCTATCCATCGCCAAGGAAGTATTCAAGGGCGTCACAGGCTACGACGACATCGTCGCCTGCATCGGCGGCGACCTGGGCACCTGCGGCATGCTCGCCCTCGAGCAAGCCTTCGGCATCTTCGGCAAGGCCAAGCGCTTCGCCAAAGCCATGGCCCGCGCCGTCAAAATGTTCAGCAAGTGGGCCGACGACATCGGCTGGGCCACCCGAACCCTCACACGCGCAGACGACGAAGCCAAAGCACTCGCCAAATACAACGACGACCTCTCCTCGTGGCAACGCCGCGCAGACGCAGACGCAGCGGCAGCCAGAAAAGCAGACGAGGTAGAAGCCCCAGCGTCCGGAAAGTCCGACTCCGGAGGTAGCGGAGGTAGCGGGGATGGTGCGGGTGCTACTGGCAGTGGAAGCGGGAAGCCCGAATTTGTCGAAAAGGCACACAGTGAGCTCGCCGACAAACGCCCCACCACCGGCCGCATATTCGATTCCTCCGGAAACGCTCTAGGTGGGGCTGACGGTGTGCACGAAATAACCAGCGGCACGTCGAAGCTTTCCAAGCAAACCACCGCATACTTGCACCAGGCGGCAAGGGAGAGGCGAGGAGTCAAACCGATTCACCCGAAGTTCCGCTACCCTCAGGACACTCACGTAGAATCTCAGTACGCCACCTACATGCGCGACAACGGAATCACGAGCGCGGATGTTGTGATTAACCACACAAAGATGTGCGATGATTCGCTGAATTGCTTCACCGGGGTACCAGCCATTCTCCCTCGGGGTTCGGTGATGCGAGTTTGGGTCGCCGGGCGAGAAAGTCCGATCATTCGAAGAGGTACAGCTTGA
- a CDS encoding Imm1 family immunity protein, with protein sequence MILNVQSGNTYRHAKTLPEMLRLIDSVVSEQRVSIPGIGAGDNDLFSFSERPHTIDATDWWPDNSLHVSVNLETGYGGLVWYVSPDRADQSHDEVDEHIWVSSNPSPPGFDPMVLSDPGSPLCHAPESTLPLAQIRAAVEEFCRTGTGDRPRCISWVKGEINGEIL encoded by the coding sequence TTGATTCTCAACGTTCAGTCCGGAAATACCTACCGTCACGCCAAGACTCTGCCGGAAATGCTGCGCCTGATCGATTCGGTCGTGAGTGAGCAGCGCGTCTCTATTCCAGGTATTGGTGCTGGCGACAATGATCTTTTCTCGTTCTCTGAGAGGCCGCACACGATTGATGCCACCGACTGGTGGCCGGACAACAGCCTGCACGTTTCCGTAAACCTGGAAACGGGATACGGTGGACTCGTCTGGTACGTCAGTCCCGACCGGGCCGACCAAAGCCACGATGAAGTAGACGAGCACATTTGGGTTTCCAGCAACCCATCGCCGCCGGGTTTTGACCCCATGGTCCTGTCTGATCCAGGGAGCCCCCTGTGCCATGCGCCAGAAAGCACCCTACCGTTGGCGCAGATCCGGGCGGCAGTGGAGGAATTCTGCCGCACGGGAACCGGAGATCGACCCCGCTGCATTTCATGGGTTAAGGGTGAAATCAATGGCGAGATTCTTTAG